A window of Nitrospinota bacterium contains these coding sequences:
- a CDS encoding class I SAM-dependent rRNA methyltransferase, translated as MEFSPRRYQASKLIAGVVRKGHPWIHRDALSSAIEAIPPGSLVRIVDGQNQFCANAIYEPHGSIALRILPGGDPLTPGVFRELLRDLCEKKKGSDEACRLINGEGDLFPGLTCDIYGKVAVWQPYLAFWDSLLPLFADEVTKQLGAATHLLKPPTQRGGPTTVLAGEPVEEPISFSEGGLTFLAFPFTGQKSGFYLDLRGARQHLPKMTLGRRTLNLFSNNGAFTLIARRHGATELLSVDGDPKARAQAKLLMEANGYALPDEEWITGDVFDVLQKLAAEGRQFDLVIIDPPNMCTNKSSLIPALKGWEKLLRLGGALLSDTGALLAINCSSFMPKKACEDAVAELKLIARKTGGLPPDHTTRPAFPEGHYLKWWVYTK; from the coding sequence ATGGAATTCTCGCCGCGCCGCTATCAGGCATCAAAACTCATCGCCGGGGTCGTCCGCAAAGGGCACCCCTGGATACACCGCGACGCCCTTTCGTCCGCCATCGAGGCGATTCCGCCGGGAAGTCTTGTCCGCATTGTGGACGGCCAGAACCAGTTTTGCGCCAACGCCATTTACGAGCCGCATGGCAGCATCGCGCTCCGCATCCTGCCCGGCGGCGACCCGCTGACCCCCGGCGTCTTCCGCGAACTTCTGCGCGATCTGTGCGAAAAGAAAAAAGGATCGGACGAGGCCTGCCGCCTCATCAACGGCGAAGGGGATTTATTTCCCGGCCTCACCTGCGATATCTATGGCAAAGTTGCGGTCTGGCAGCCCTACCTTGCATTTTGGGATTCGCTGCTGCCGCTGTTCGCCGATGAAGTAACAAAGCAGCTTGGCGCCGCAACGCACCTGCTCAAACCTCCCACCCAGCGGGGCGGCCCAACAACCGTGCTGGCGGGCGAACCGGTGGAAGAGCCGATCAGCTTTTCCGAAGGCGGACTCACGTTTCTTGCGTTCCCCTTCACCGGCCAAAAATCAGGGTTTTACCTCGACCTGCGGGGGGCGCGGCAACACCTGCCGAAGATGACGCTGGGGCGGCGGACGCTCAACCTTTTTTCCAACAACGGCGCGTTCACGCTGATCGCCCGGCGGCACGGGGCGACGGAGCTGCTCTCCGTCGACGGCGACCCAAAGGCCCGCGCGCAGGCGAAGCTATTGATGGAGGCCAACGGCTACGCGCTGCCCGATGAAGAGTGGATCACCGGCGATGTGTTCGACGTTTTGCAAAAGCTTGCGGCGGAGGGGCGGCAATTCGATCTCGTCATCATCGATCCGCCGAATATGTGTACGAACAAATCGTCGCTGATACCGGCGCTGAAGGGATGGGAAAAACTGCTCCGGCTCGGCGGCGCGTTGCTATCGGATACCGGAGCGCTGCTCGCCATCAACTGCTCGTCGTTCATGCCGAAAAAGGCGTGCGAAGACGCCGTGGCGGAATTGAAGCTGATTGCGCGTAAAACCGGCGGCCTGCCGCCGGATCACACCACACGCCCGGCGTTCCCCGAAGGACACTATCTCAAGTGGTGGGTCTATACGAAATAG
- a CDS encoding rhodanese-like domain-containing protein has product MNVKKTIVIAGVLLTMFGLGFIRKGFDVFAADVTGYTDLSGTDAVQMMKTEKDILILDVRSEQEFNAELGHLKGAKLIPVDDLARRIDEIAAFKKKKVLVICRSGVRSRRASATLAGNGFEKVYNIAPGMAGMNQVPGAPIER; this is encoded by the coding sequence ATGAACGTGAAAAAAACTATCGTCATAGCGGGAGTTTTGCTGACAATGTTTGGACTGGGATTTATTCGCAAAGGATTTGACGTATTCGCCGCCGATGTGACCGGCTACACCGACCTGTCCGGTACCGATGCCGTGCAGATGATGAAGACCGAAAAGGACATCCTTATTCTCGATGTCCGTTCAGAGCAGGAATTCAACGCCGAACTGGGACACCTGAAAGGGGCCAAGCTGATACCGGTGGACGACCTGGCCCGCCGCATCGATGAAATCGCCGCGTTCAAGAAAAAGAAAGTGCTGGTGATCTGCCGCTCCGGCGTCCGCAGCCGCCGCGCTTCGGCCACGCTGGCCGGCAACGGCTTTGAGAAAGTCTACAACATCGCCCCGGGCATGGCCGGCATGAACCAGGTGCCGGGCGCCCCGATAGAACGCTGA